One stretch of Desulfovibrio sp. UCD-KL4C DNA includes these proteins:
- a CDS encoding DEAD/DEAH box helicase has translation MNFDSFSFDRRLVSGINSCGYTTPTPIQVRAIPEVLKGKDVMGLAQTGTGKTAAFALPILQRLLESKVPTQGPVRALVLAPTRELALQIHENFISLGKQTGIRSAAVFGGVGANPQIKAANKATVIVACPGRLIDLLNQGVLKLDKVDVLVLDEADRMLDMGFMPDIKKILSRLPVNRQNLLFSATMPHDIRDLAGKILVNPATVQVANTAPAARVVHEFYPVQSGLKAPLLETLLDVTKYESVLIFTRTKHRAKNLARKLSFRGHESTFLQGNMSQNQRQRALDGFKDGTFKVMVATDIAARGIDCDRITHVINFDVPDTAETYTHRIGRTGRAGRAGVALSLVTREDERLMREIEKIVGKSIDRRKVAEFDYDQPCKSQPGLERRGRGPAGPKRSYGSDKRRTSGDSRGRSGKSSGRSSGKFAGKASGKPSGRVKR, from the coding sequence GTGAATTTTGATTCTTTTTCCTTTGACCGGCGCTTAGTCTCCGGAATCAACTCTTGCGGCTATACTACACCAACTCCAATTCAGGTTCGTGCAATACCGGAAGTCCTTAAAGGTAAGGATGTTATGGGCCTTGCTCAAACCGGAACAGGCAAAACTGCTGCTTTTGCTTTACCTATCTTACAGCGTCTGCTCGAGAGCAAGGTACCTACTCAAGGCCCAGTTCGTGCTTTAGTGCTTGCTCCAACGCGAGAACTGGCTTTGCAGATTCATGAGAATTTTATTTCTCTTGGTAAGCAGACTGGAATTCGCAGTGCTGCCGTTTTCGGAGGCGTAGGTGCTAATCCTCAGATTAAAGCTGCTAACAAGGCAACGGTTATTGTAGCATGTCCCGGAAGACTTATTGACCTTCTTAATCAAGGCGTGCTCAAGCTCGATAAAGTTGATGTTCTGGTTCTTGATGAAGCAGACCGCATGCTTGATATGGGTTTTATGCCTGATATTAAAAAGATCCTTTCCCGTCTGCCTGTAAATCGTCAGAATTTATTGTTCTCAGCTACTATGCCGCATGATATTCGGGATCTTGCTGGTAAAATTCTTGTTAATCCTGCTACGGTTCAAGTTGCTAATACTGCTCCGGCAGCACGAGTCGTGCATGAATTTTATCCTGTTCAATCGGGGCTTAAAGCACCACTTTTAGAGACTCTTCTTGATGTAACGAAGTATGAAAGTGTCCTTATTTTTACGCGTACTAAGCATCGCGCAAAAAATCTGGCCAGAAAGCTTAGTTTTAGAGGGCATGAGTCCACATTTTTGCAGGGCAATATGAGTCAGAATCAGCGTCAGCGTGCACTTGACGGATTCAAAGACGGAACTTTTAAAGTAATGGTCGCTACAGATATTGCTGCACGAGGAATCGATTGTGACCGCATTACGCATGTTATCAACTTTGATGTGCCTGACACAGCTGAAACATACACTCATCGTATCGGTCGTACCGGTCGTGCAGGACGGGCTGGAGTGGCTTTAAGTCTGGTTACCAGAGAAGATGAACGGTTAATGCGTGAAATTGAAAAAATTGTCGGAAAATCTATTGATCGCCGAAAGGTTGCTGAATTTGATTATGATCAGCCTTGTAAAAGTCAGCCTGGTCTTGAGAGACGAGGACGGGGGCCCGCAGGTCCTAAGCGCTCATATGGATCTGATAAGAGACGAACTTCTGGGGATAGTCGCGGCCGTTCAGGAAAATCTTCAGGTAGATCCTCTGGTAAGTTTGCTGGTAAGGCTTCCGGTAAGCCCTCAGGTCGCGTAAAGCGTTAA
- a CDS encoding RNA-binding protein: protein MSKNIYVGNLPWSASEDDVRAAFEAFGEVISVKLIEDRETGRPRGFGFVEMDDAGALEAIDNLDGKDFDGRNLKVNEAKPRAERPRW from the coding sequence ATGTCTAAGAACATCTATGTAGGCAACTTGCCTTGGTCAGCTAGTGAAGACGACGTCCGTGCAGCATTTGAAGCTTTCGGTGAAGTCATTTCCGTTAAACTTATTGAAGATAGAGAAACAGGCCGCCCACGCGGTTTCGGTTTCGTCGAAATGGACGATGCCGGTGCTCTTGAAGCTATCGACAACCTTGATGGCAAGGATTTCGATGGTCGTAACCTTAAGGTTAACGAAGCTAAACCTCGCGCAGAACGCCCACGCTGGTAG
- a CDS encoding aromatic amino acid transport family protein produces the protein MTQGKSVSTMAMMFVVVGNMLGAGILAVPVNLCAAGFWPSVVATLAMWLLMTYTAIIYSDQKSLTTNEHADLPTFFGQELGPIGKWVTIAGNAVLLYGVLVAYLTGISSIIMSLQSSISQPVVMTIYFIVVTGITAFGMIMMNKCTPYMVITMWITFGMLVFMTVPDVSSENLAKLDWSYVPAGLPVLLMAFHFHNIIPSISRALNHDRKKVRFAIIGGTTIGLLMNCIWLLVVLGALPLSAPNGIDLITAFGKNQPATIPLGLLLKTPVFSYVALVFALIAMSTAFMANGTALMSFMRDLTATYLGTKNKFLVWSLAFMPPLLVGLIYPDIFLVAINLVGGVGECLIFGILPGFIVWKYSKHGSFKKITGIILIVCFSAIFLVEIGQELGLLHISPDVEYWSHYTHK, from the coding sequence ATGACTCAGGGAAAATCAGTATCAACGATGGCAATGATGTTTGTTGTCGTTGGCAACATGCTTGGTGCAGGAATTCTTGCTGTGCCTGTAAATCTATGCGCAGCAGGGTTCTGGCCTTCAGTCGTCGCAACTTTAGCGATGTGGCTGTTGATGACCTACACCGCTATCATTTATTCAGACCAAAAAAGCCTGACCACCAACGAGCATGCCGATTTACCGACCTTTTTCGGTCAAGAGCTTGGCCCAATAGGTAAATGGGTGACGATTGCCGGGAATGCTGTCCTTCTATACGGAGTATTGGTAGCGTACCTTACCGGAATATCCTCAATCATTATGAGTTTGCAGTCTTCAATCTCTCAACCTGTTGTTATGACAATATATTTTATAGTGGTGACAGGCATTACCGCATTTGGCATGATAATGATGAATAAATGCACTCCATACATGGTTATCACTATGTGGATAACATTCGGAATGCTTGTTTTTATGACGGTACCGGATGTTTCTTCAGAAAACCTTGCTAAACTTGATTGGTCCTATGTACCTGCCGGACTTCCAGTTCTGCTGATGGCCTTTCATTTTCACAACATAATTCCGAGTATCAGCCGCGCTCTTAATCACGACCGCAAAAAAGTTCGTTTCGCAATCATCGGCGGAACAACTATCGGATTACTGATGAACTGCATCTGGTTACTGGTAGTACTCGGTGCACTTCCGCTATCCGCACCTAATGGCATAGATTTAATAACCGCCTTCGGTAAAAACCAGCCCGCAACAATTCCGCTTGGCTTGTTACTCAAAACTCCTGTGTTCTCATATGTAGCTCTTGTTTTTGCTTTAATTGCTATGTCCACAGCGTTTATGGCAAACGGAACAGCACTCATGAGCTTTATGAGAGATCTTACCGCCACATATTTAGGCACTAAAAACAAATTTCTGGTCTGGAGTTTAGCTTTTATGCCTCCACTTTTGGTAGGATTGATTTATCCGGACATATTCTTAGTTGCCATAAATCTTGTAGGCGGAGTCGGAGAATGTTTAATATTTGGGATTTTGCCGGGATTCATAGTCTGGAAATATTCAAAACACGGCAGCTTTAAAAAAATAACTGGAATTATACTTATCGTTTGCTTCAGCGCAATATTCTTAGTTGAAATAGGACAAGAATTAGGACTTCTGCATATTAGTCCTGACGTGGAATACTGGTCCCACTATACTCACAAATAA
- the aspA gene encoding aspartate ammonia-lyase, with the protein MNSRIEHDCIGSMDVPDDAFYGIQTLRAAENFKITGIPISHYPHIVNALAYIKKAAAITNNELGKLDDDKTKAIVFACDELLCGKYHEHFIIDIIQGGAGTSTNMNANEVIANIGLEFLGYKRGEYDNLHPNIDVNMAQSTNDVYPTCLRIALLDKMELLMGSMEYLRESFAAKGEEFSHVLKMGRTQLQDAVPMTLGQEFTSYAVMIGEDIERVREAMSLICEINMGGTAIGTGLNAPPKYAPKVTEKLKELTGFELVLAHDLIEATQDTGAYVQLSGVLKRVAVKVSKICNDLRLLSSGPRCGLNEINLPPMAPGSSIMPGKVNPIIPEVVNQIAFTVIGGDVTITMAAEAGQLELNVMEPVITASLLNSLTIMRRGFRTLADRCVSGITANEDICRGYVENSIGLVTALNPYIGYEKSTEVANEALNTNRSVYDIVIEKEYMSKKELDKALSPESMISTHPLNLDPNI; encoded by the coding sequence ATGAACTCGCGTATAGAACATGACTGCATAGGCTCCATGGATGTCCCTGATGATGCTTTCTACGGAATACAAACATTACGGGCCGCTGAGAACTTTAAAATAACCGGCATTCCTATTTCGCACTACCCTCATATTGTTAACGCTCTTGCATATATTAAAAAAGCAGCAGCAATAACAAATAACGAACTCGGCAAATTGGACGATGACAAAACAAAAGCTATAGTCTTTGCATGTGATGAGCTACTCTGCGGCAAATACCATGAACACTTCATAATTGATATTATTCAGGGCGGTGCCGGTACTTCCACTAACATGAACGCCAATGAAGTTATTGCAAACATCGGTTTAGAATTCTTGGGGTATAAAAGAGGAGAATATGACAACCTCCACCCGAATATTGATGTAAATATGGCACAGTCCACAAATGATGTTTATCCTACCTGCCTGCGAATTGCTCTGCTTGATAAGATGGAACTCCTTATGGGCTCCATGGAATACCTTAGAGAAAGTTTTGCGGCTAAAGGTGAAGAGTTTTCTCATGTGTTAAAAATGGGCAGAACTCAGCTTCAAGACGCAGTGCCTATGACACTCGGTCAAGAATTTACCTCATACGCCGTAATGATAGGTGAGGACATTGAAAGAGTCCGCGAAGCAATGAGCCTGATATGCGAGATTAATATGGGCGGAACGGCTATCGGAACAGGACTTAATGCTCCACCTAAATATGCTCCAAAAGTCACTGAAAAACTTAAAGAACTTACTGGATTCGAACTGGTACTTGCTCATGATCTTATCGAAGCAACTCAGGATACAGGTGCATATGTTCAGCTGTCCGGAGTCCTTAAGCGTGTTGCTGTTAAAGTTTCGAAGATATGTAATGACCTGCGCCTTCTTTCTTCAGGACCGCGTTGTGGATTAAATGAAATCAATCTACCACCCATGGCTCCAGGATCTTCCATTATGCCGGGTAAAGTTAATCCTATTATTCCTGAAGTTGTTAACCAGATTGCCTTCACAGTAATCGGCGGCGATGTAACCATCACAATGGCAGCTGAAGCCGGGCAATTAGAACTTAATGTTATGGAGCCTGTTATTACTGCCAGCCTGCTTAACTCACTAACTATCATGAGACGCGGATTCAGAACTCTTGCAGATCGCTGCGTTTCAGGAATTACCGCCAATGAAGATATCTGCAGAGGCTATGTTGAAAACAGCATAGGACTGGTTACGGCTCTTAATCCTTATATCGGCTATGAAAAATCGACAGAAGTAGCGAATGAAGCCCTTAATACCAATCGATCCGTTTACGATATTGTTATTGAAAAAGAGTACATGTCAAAAAAAGAACTGGATAAGGCCCTTTCTCCAGAGAGCATGATTTCCACTCACCCGCTGAATTTAGACCCGAATATCTAA
- the rarD gene encoding EamA family transporter RarD: MITNTRKGLISAASAFIMWGLLPIYWKTLTGIPPLEILCHRIVWSFLFLAIVISSKKRWTEVIAAMQDKKGKYLLIASSSLIGINWYVFIWSINNNHVVEASLGYYINPLVNVLLGFIFMNDKLNKMQGAAIACAFAGVMYSVIDLGKFPYIAITLAISFGLYGLVRKIMKVESLPGLFVETAVLTPIAGGYLLWRVFQGTIGIGKFGIEADILLLGAGVVTSLPLIFFAIGARNLKLMTLGMFQYISPTLMLLLGIFMYDEPFNQTRLITFCFIWTGIAIYIFDSLYKHKNKTKRIS, encoded by the coding sequence ATGATCACTAACACCCGCAAGGGTCTAATTTCTGCTGCATCCGCATTTATTATGTGGGGGCTGCTGCCTATCTACTGGAAAACTTTAACGGGAATACCTCCCCTTGAAATTCTCTGCCACCGTATAGTCTGGTCTTTTTTATTCTTAGCAATTGTTATTTCATCCAAAAAGAGATGGACAGAAGTAATTGCAGCCATGCAGGATAAAAAAGGTAAATATCTACTTATTGCCAGCAGCTCTTTAATTGGAATCAACTGGTATGTTTTCATTTGGTCTATCAACAACAACCATGTTGTCGAGGCCAGTCTGGGATATTACATAAACCCTCTTGTGAATGTATTGCTCGGCTTCATATTCATGAATGACAAATTAAATAAAATGCAAGGAGCTGCAATAGCTTGTGCGTTCGCCGGAGTTATGTACTCAGTCATAGACCTTGGTAAATTCCCCTATATAGCTATAACTCTGGCCATCAGCTTCGGACTTTATGGACTTGTTAGAAAAATTATGAAGGTTGAATCACTGCCGGGATTATTTGTTGAAACAGCAGTACTGACTCCTATTGCAGGCGGCTATTTATTATGGCGGGTATTTCAAGGCACTATAGGCATAGGCAAATTCGGAATTGAGGCAGATATACTCCTTCTTGGAGCCGGGGTGGTTACATCTCTTCCGCTTATCTTTTTTGCTATCGGGGCAAGAAACTTAAAATTGATGACACTCGGAATGTTTCAATATATTTCTCCAACTTTAATGCTTTTACTCGGAATATTTATGTATGATGAGCCCTTCAACCAGACTCGGCTTATAACTTTCTGTTTTATCTGGACCGGAATTGCAATCTACATTTTTGACAGCCTATATAAACATAAGAACAAAACCAAAAGGATATCTTAA
- a CDS encoding YdiY family protein — protein MFFRIKIITFIFLLIITSMPAAYADTIHLLNGDKLTGKVDVMTNGKLKLSTTYAGQIVIDWGQVQSLDSDQKIKVYIKPDQQIEADKTAVAIKYEQTHNIGHGKNIKTSEVAAINSSPKDYTFKGGIQAGWNKASGNTRKENIGASFDLTYATGKNRWKTRANHYWATSKGQRSDYNWLLSADYNRFLDKKIYVTGSGQIQQDQFQDLKLRSIIGTGLGYQFFDSKKLNLSVEAGPAYIWEDYATRDSRDYAAGKWGINFNWWVFPDHLNLFHNQMGLVSLEDSKHWLWQSRSGIMFPIVKRFFGSFQYNYDWTNDPVSGKNKMTHA, from the coding sequence ATGTTTTTTAGAATTAAAATTATTACATTTATTTTTCTTTTGATCATTACATCAATGCCAGCAGCATATGCTGATACAATTCACCTTTTAAACGGGGATAAGTTAACTGGAAAAGTCGATGTAATGACAAATGGAAAACTTAAACTCTCTACAACTTACGCCGGACAAATTGTAATAGATTGGGGACAAGTTCAATCTCTTGATTCTGATCAAAAAATAAAAGTTTATATTAAGCCTGATCAACAAATAGAAGCTGACAAGACTGCTGTTGCAATAAAATATGAACAAACACATAATATTGGACACGGAAAAAACATAAAAACAAGTGAAGTTGCAGCTATTAATTCCAGCCCTAAAGATTATACTTTTAAAGGTGGTATACAAGCTGGGTGGAACAAAGCTTCTGGAAATACTCGTAAGGAAAACATTGGTGCATCTTTTGACCTAACATATGCGACAGGTAAAAATCGCTGGAAAACAAGAGCTAACCATTACTGGGCAACGTCAAAAGGACAACGATCAGACTACAATTGGCTTTTATCTGCCGATTATAACCGTTTTTTAGATAAAAAAATTTACGTCACCGGTTCTGGGCAAATACAACAAGATCAATTTCAAGATCTCAAGTTACGTTCAATTATCGGCACAGGACTTGGTTACCAGTTTTTTGATAGTAAAAAACTTAACCTGTCAGTTGAAGCAGGTCCTGCATATATATGGGAAGATTACGCAACCCGCGACAGCAGAGACTATGCAGCAGGAAAATGGGGTATCAATTTTAACTGGTGGGTATTTCCAGACCACCTGAATCTATTTCATAATCAAATGGGATTAGTCAGCTTGGAAGACTCTAAGCACTGGCTCTGGCAGTCCAGGTCTGGGATAATGTTTCCAATTGTAAAACGCTTCTTCGGATCATTCCAATATAACTATGACTGGACCAACGATCCAGTTTCAGGAAAAAACAAGATGACTCACGCTTAA
- a CDS encoding EAL domain-containing protein yields the protein MLNTPTLSIHEIIERNCLATMFQPIISMSRKSVLGYEALTRGLNPYTEQVISPINLFAMCNDVATLTKLDRACRRNAFKTFAPISRKNRSLILSVNIDAAVLGKNTQSLGITGEMVKEFDIPFSNVVIEIIESKAGSEEVLYNFTENCRKIGFLIALDDIGTGHSNLDRIPALKPDIIKIDRSLIKDIDSKFHNLEVTRSLINLAERTGTLPLAEGIETTQEALTLMQMGIDVFQGFYFGKPMCAENVQKDHTAPIKALSSRFKIHTMERLAVKKRLENSYKKLAKELKTLISSTPTESPDAILTSFIDENSSIECAYILDANGKQISQTSCNPFRLRENRRLIYQPAPKGADHSLKEYYLTIKSGEKWHTTTPYISLASGNTCITISSKLNCDKNSPILCIDISTI from the coding sequence ATGCTTAATACACCAACACTATCAATTCACGAAATCATAGAGAGAAACTGCTTGGCAACGATGTTTCAGCCAATCATCTCCATGAGCAGAAAATCCGTGCTGGGGTATGAAGCTTTGACGCGAGGACTCAACCCTTATACAGAGCAGGTAATCTCACCGATAAACCTGTTTGCAATGTGTAATGATGTCGCAACGCTTACAAAACTCGATAGAGCTTGCAGAAGAAATGCCTTCAAGACCTTTGCTCCCATTTCAAGAAAAAACCGCTCCTTAATACTTTCTGTAAACATTGACGCGGCAGTGCTTGGTAAAAACACTCAGTCGTTAGGCATTACGGGGGAAATGGTTAAGGAATTCGATATTCCATTCAGCAATGTAGTTATAGAAATAATTGAATCGAAAGCAGGGAGTGAAGAAGTTCTCTATAACTTTACTGAGAATTGTCGCAAAATAGGCTTTCTCATTGCTCTTGACGATATTGGAACAGGCCATTCAAATCTTGATAGGATACCAGCCCTTAAGCCAGATATAATCAAAATTGATCGTTCACTGATTAAAGATATAGATTCAAAATTTCATAACCTTGAAGTCACCAGATCTCTTATAAACCTTGCAGAAAGAACAGGAACTCTTCCGCTTGCGGAAGGGATTGAAACGACTCAGGAAGCCTTGACCCTTATGCAAATGGGGATTGATGTTTTCCAAGGGTTTTACTTCGGTAAGCCTATGTGTGCTGAAAATGTGCAAAAAGACCACACTGCTCCGATTAAAGCACTGTCTTCAAGATTTAAAATCCATACAATGGAAAGACTTGCCGTAAAGAAAAGGCTCGAAAATTCTTATAAAAAATTAGCAAAAGAACTAAAGACACTCATTTCTTCAACGCCTACAGAAAGCCCAGATGCAATTTTAACTTCATTTATTGATGAGAACAGCTCCATTGAGTGTGCCTATATTTTAGACGCAAACGGGAAACAAATTTCGCAGACAAGCTGCAATCCATTCAGATTAAGAGAAAACCGCAGACTCATTTACCAACCTGCGCCTAAAGGAGCAGACCACTCCCTTAAAGAGTACTATCTGACCATCAAATCCGGTGAAAAGTGGCATACAACTACACCTTATATTTCTCTTGCCTCAGGAAATACATGTATAACAATTTCATCAAAACTAAATTGTGATAAAAACAGCCCGATACTTTGCATTGATATCAGCACCATTTAA
- a CDS encoding P-II family nitrogen regulator: protein MKLIIAYIRPECLTPIKQALYAKGIYTMSVTNILGSGRQAGFTETYRGVIMEVNLLKKVRIELGLAADKVEGAIDAIKAGAQTGKEGDGVIFVQDLPRTIRIRTGEETL from the coding sequence ATGAAACTTATTATTGCATATATTCGTCCCGAGTGCCTGACTCCGATAAAACAGGCTCTCTACGCAAAAGGAATCTACACCATGTCCGTAACCAACATTCTTGGTTCAGGTAGACAGGCAGGATTCACTGAAACTTATCGCGGTGTCATTATGGAAGTTAATCTTCTTAAAAAAGTACGCATAGAACTTGGACTTGCCGCAGATAAGGTTGAAGGTGCCATTGATGCTATTAAAGCCGGTGCTCAGACTGGTAAAGAAGGCGACGGAGTTATCTTCGTTCAAGACCTTCCAAGAACTATCAGAATCAGAACCGGTGAAGAAACTCTTTAA
- a CDS encoding ammonium transporter, translated as MISKFPSIGRKISTILAVLMLAAPTAAFAGEEYLTQTHANILWTLVAAILVMFMQAGFACVEAGFTRAKSAGNILMKNFLDFAAGSIIFFLFGFGLMFGLDAAGFVGTSGFSLAGVGLTSPDAQWTLTFWFFQSVFAATAATIVSGGIAERTKFSSYFFVTMIVTGLIYPISGHWAWGSLWLGDSGAGWLEGLGFMDFAGSTVVHSVGGWVALAGAIVVGPRIGKYTADGKAKAIPGHNIPLASLGVFILWFGWFGFNPGSTTTADGSIGLIAVVTSLSGCAGLLGAMITSWIKYGKPDISMTCNGALAGLVGITAGCATVSPAGSIIIGLIAGVLVVLSIELIDKIFKIDDPVGAVSVHGVCGAWGTLACGLFTVPELHDGVGGLFYGGGVSILTTQIIGVVTVFVWAFGAGLITFMLAKAFIGIRVTKEEEMKGLDISEHGMESYSGFQVFSNE; from the coding sequence ATGATTTCTAAATTTCCATCAATAGGCCGGAAAATTTCGACCATTCTCGCTGTGCTGATGCTGGCTGCACCGACTGCAGCTTTTGCTGGCGAAGAGTATCTTACTCAGACCCACGCTAACATTTTATGGACACTTGTTGCTGCCATACTCGTTATGTTTATGCAGGCAGGATTTGCATGTGTTGAAGCAGGATTCACCAGAGCCAAAAGCGCCGGTAATATCCTAATGAAAAACTTTCTTGATTTTGCCGCAGGTTCTATCATCTTTTTCCTTTTCGGCTTCGGACTCATGTTCGGACTTGATGCTGCAGGTTTTGTAGGAACATCAGGGTTCAGCTTGGCAGGAGTAGGCCTGACCAGCCCTGACGCACAGTGGACACTGACCTTCTGGTTCTTCCAGTCTGTTTTTGCCGCAACTGCAGCTACAATTGTTTCCGGTGGTATTGCCGAACGCACAAAATTCAGCAGCTACTTCTTTGTTACCATGATAGTAACAGGACTTATCTACCCTATTTCAGGTCACTGGGCATGGGGCAGTCTCTGGCTCGGAGATTCAGGAGCAGGATGGCTTGAAGGCTTAGGATTCATGGACTTTGCAGGCTCAACTGTTGTTCACTCCGTAGGTGGCTGGGTTGCTCTTGCAGGAGCTATCGTAGTCGGACCACGTATCGGGAAATACACTGCTGACGGAAAAGCAAAAGCTATTCCAGGCCACAACATTCCATTAGCATCTCTTGGTGTATTCATTCTTTGGTTCGGTTGGTTCGGATTCAACCCGGGCTCAACAACAACCGCTGACGGTTCAATCGGTCTCATCGCAGTAGTAACAAGCCTTTCCGGTTGTGCAGGTCTGCTTGGAGCAATGATCACATCTTGGATCAAATACGGAAAACCTGACATTTCAATGACCTGTAACGGAGCCCTCGCCGGCCTTGTAGGAATTACCGCAGGCTGTGCAACTGTCTCTCCTGCCGGTTCAATCATAATCGGACTGATTGCAGGTGTGCTTGTAGTACTCTCAATTGAATTGATTGATAAAATATTCAAAATTGATGATCCAGTCGGTGCTGTTTCCGTACACGGTGTCTGCGGAGCATGGGGAACACTAGCTTGTGGATTGTTCACAGTTCCTGAACTTCACGACGGTGTAGGCGGACTATTCTACGGCGGTGGAGTCTCTATCCTGACTACTCAGATCATAGGTGTTGTAACAGTCTTTGTATGGGCATTCGGTGCAGGTCTCATCACCTTCATGCTCGCTAAAGCATTCATCGGAATCAGAGTAACAAAAGAAGAAGAAATGAAGGGCCTTGATATATCTGAACACGGAATGGAGTCTTACAGCGGCTTCCAGGTCTTCTCTAACGAATAG
- a CDS encoding 2-amino-3,7-dideoxy-D-threo-hept-6-ulosonate synthase, protein MDVGKKIRLERIFNRATERTVIVPMDHGISVGPIAGLENMRQAVDDMVAGGANAVLGHRGLVRCGHRSEGQDVGLIVHLSASTSLSPTPNAKVLVGSVEDALRRGADAVSVHVNLGDETETQMLRDLGEVSAKATSWGMPVLAMVYARGPKIKNEYDPEIVAHCARAGEELGADIVKVSYTGDPESFGRVVDGCCIPIVIAGGPKLDSTRSFLQMVSDSISAGGAGLSVGRNVFQHKNRVKLVKALSKVVHQDETVEAALEFLGE, encoded by the coding sequence ATGGATGTCGGAAAAAAAATCAGACTTGAAAGAATTTTCAATAGAGCAACTGAAAGAACAGTAATTGTTCCTATGGACCACGGTATCAGTGTCGGCCCCATCGCAGGTCTTGAAAATATGCGACAGGCTGTAGATGACATGGTTGCCGGAGGAGCCAACGCTGTTCTCGGTCATAGAGGTCTTGTTCGTTGCGGACACCGTAGCGAAGGGCAGGATGTCGGTCTTATTGTTCACCTTTCTGCTAGCACATCTCTTTCTCCCACTCCCAATGCTAAAGTTTTGGTAGGTTCTGTTGAAGACGCTCTCCGCCGTGGTGCTGATGCTGTAAGTGTTCATGTCAATCTCGGAGATGAGACTGAAACACAGATGCTCCGTGATCTAGGTGAAGTTTCCGCAAAAGCCACCAGCTGGGGAATGCCTGTTCTTGCTATGGTTTACGCTCGCGGACCTAAAATAAAAAATGAATATGATCCTGAAATTGTTGCACATTGTGCCCGTGCAGGTGAAGAGCTTGGCGCTGATATTGTTAAGGTTTCTTACACCGGTGATCCTGAGTCTTTTGGACGTGTTGTTGATGGGTGCTGTATTCCGATTGTTATCGCAGGCGGTCCTAAGCTCGATTCAACAAGATCTTTTCTCCAGATGGTTTCAGATTCAATCAGCGCAGGTGGAGCCGGTCTTTCCGTTGGACGCAATGTTTTTCAGCATAAAAATCGCGTGAAGCTGGTAAAAGCTCTTAGTAAAGTTGTCCATCAGGACGAAACTGTTGAAGCAGCTCTCGAATTTCTTGGCGAATAA